The DNA region CTTTTTCGCAGCGGGACATTTGAGGCGCGCTGTCTCCCGGAGGCGGCGCACCTCATTGTATTTGGTGCGTGAAGCACGTCTCTTTGCAATTTCGAGCGTGCCTATCGAAGTGCTCTACAATGGCGTTTGCCCGGTTTGCGGCGCGGGCGCGTGTGATCTCGAACGTCGCGCCGCCGCTGCGCGCGCCGGCGTGATGTTCACGGATGTTGCGATGCATCCCGAGGCTCTCACGCGTGCGGGCGTCACCTTGGATGGCGTGCGCCTGAAACTGCATGCGTTGCTGCCCGATGGCCAAGTCCTTCGCGGCATGCCCGCTGTCGCCGTCGCCTGGGCGGCAACGCCGCCGTATCGCTGGCTTGAGCGGCTCTTCCAGGCGTGGCCGTTCAGCTGGCTCG from Vitreimonas flagellata includes:
- a CDS encoding DCC1-like thiol-disulfide oxidoreductase family protein, with the translated sequence MPIEVLYNGVCPVCGAGACDLERRAAAARAGVMFTDVAMHPEALTRAGVTLDGVRLKLHALLPDGQVLRGMPAVAVAWAATPPYRWLERLFQAWPFSWLGAAGYHLTAHILWAWNRAFRRW